In one Rhodoligotrophos defluvii genomic region, the following are encoded:
- a CDS encoding ABC transporter substrate-binding protein: MKKAWLVGAVILALGASSAATFAQGNEEAQLYEAAKKEGSVTWYTAHYDQNMTAQIGAAFTKKYPGITVNGIKATAQVSFQRLLLDLKAGQSQADVFSSTDVSHFPHLKQMDALVQYTPENEKHIVEAFRNIDPDGYYHTTLVGLITLLYNTDKVTEAEAPKNWPDLKDPKWKGKVTFGDPNYSGMVGVWTVAMANTYGWSFFEDLKPLDPQIGRSIDDAVTLLNSGERVVAMGDPGTALQSAAKGNPVAVVYPTDGAVVVRMPSAVIKGSKSPNAAKLFMNFLLSKEAMEIATAGYQQSLRPDVPPPPGAKSLAEVAVIAPTPEQIGKSLPENKEKWRDTFGM; the protein is encoded by the coding sequence ATGAAAAAGGCTTGGCTGGTGGGCGCCGTGATCTTGGCGCTCGGCGCCTCGAGCGCCGCGACTTTCGCGCAAGGCAACGAGGAGGCGCAGCTCTACGAGGCGGCGAAGAAAGAGGGCAGCGTCACCTGGTACACCGCGCATTACGACCAGAACATGACCGCGCAGATCGGCGCGGCGTTCACCAAGAAATATCCAGGCATCACGGTGAACGGCATCAAGGCGACCGCACAGGTCTCGTTCCAGCGACTGCTGCTCGATTTGAAGGCGGGCCAGAGCCAGGCGGACGTGTTCAGCTCCACGGACGTGAGCCACTTTCCCCATCTGAAGCAGATGGACGCGCTCGTTCAGTACACGCCGGAAAACGAGAAGCACATTGTCGAGGCGTTCAGGAACATCGATCCGGATGGCTATTACCACACGACCCTGGTGGGCCTGATCACGCTCCTCTACAACACGGACAAGGTGACGGAGGCGGAAGCGCCGAAGAACTGGCCCGACCTCAAGGACCCGAAATGGAAGGGCAAGGTGACCTTCGGCGATCCGAACTACAGCGGGATGGTCGGCGTCTGGACCGTGGCGATGGCCAACACATATGGCTGGAGCTTCTTCGAGGACCTGAAGCCGCTGGACCCGCAGATCGGCCGATCGATCGACGACGCGGTAACGCTGCTGAATTCGGGCGAGCGCGTGGTGGCCATGGGTGATCCCGGCACGGCGCTGCAAAGCGCGGCCAAGGGCAATCCGGTCGCGGTCGTCTATCCCACGGACGGTGCCGTGGTGGTGCGCATGCCTTCTGCCGTCATCAAGGGATCGAAGAGCCCCAATGCGGCGAAGCTGTTCATGAACTTCCTCCTGAGCAAGGAGGCGATGGAGATCGCCACCGCCGGATATCAGCAGTCGCTGCGTCCGGACGTGCCGCCGCCGCCGGGCGCGAAGTCGCTGGCCGAGGTGGCGGTGATCGCGCCCACACCGGAGCAGATCGGCAAGTCGCTGCCCGAGAACAAGGAGAAGTGGCGCGACACGTTCGGCATGTAG
- a CDS encoding permease — MEQIFEALYTGAGMLWKALWALAFGYTISAGIQVLVSREQMGRVLGARGLKQAGLAGFFGFVSSSCSFAALAASRSVLVKGAHPANALAFLIASTNLVIELGIVLWVLVGWRFTLGNILLGILMLAYAYGITRLWFPRRLAEQARAHAEHAQQREGMEMEHGMQGSFRDKLLSLAGWTRIAHAFFMEWKMVWKEILFGFTVAGFISVFVPQAFWDAIFIGGEGEPSFFAVLENALVAPVVAFFTFIGSMGNVPLAAMLWAKGNSFGGVMAFLGADLLAATVVWIHVKYYGWRYALYLSAVLYICMVAAGVTVHYLFALFGALPVTRPAVTEMIRFSIDHTFFLNLAFGTLAAVLLWLHMRGPAQRHEHSREVHRHAGGRHH; from the coding sequence ATGGAGCAGATTTTCGAGGCTCTCTACACCGGAGCGGGAATGCTCTGGAAGGCGCTCTGGGCCCTCGCCTTCGGCTACACGATTTCGGCCGGGATACAGGTGCTCGTCAGCCGTGAGCAGATGGGGAGGGTTCTCGGCGCACGGGGCCTGAAGCAGGCCGGGCTCGCGGGCTTCTTCGGCTTCGTCTCCTCCTCGTGTTCCTTCGCTGCCCTGGCGGCGTCCCGCTCGGTGCTGGTCAAAGGCGCGCATCCTGCCAATGCGCTCGCCTTCCTCATCGCATCGACCAACCTCGTGATCGAGCTTGGCATCGTGCTCTGGGTGCTGGTGGGCTGGCGATTCACACTGGGCAATATCCTGCTCGGCATTCTCATGCTCGCCTACGCCTACGGCATCACCAGGCTATGGTTTCCCCGACGATTGGCCGAACAAGCTCGCGCGCATGCCGAACACGCTCAGCAGCGGGAAGGCATGGAGATGGAGCACGGCATGCAGGGCAGCTTCCGGGACAAGCTGCTCTCGCTCGCCGGCTGGACGCGCATCGCGCACGCCTTCTTCATGGAATGGAAGATGGTCTGGAAGGAGATCCTGTTCGGCTTCACCGTTGCGGGCTTCATCAGCGTTTTCGTGCCGCAGGCCTTCTGGGACGCGATCTTTATCGGCGGCGAGGGCGAGCCATCCTTCTTCGCCGTCCTGGAGAACGCGCTTGTCGCCCCGGTCGTCGCCTTCTTCACCTTCATCGGCTCCATGGGCAATGTCCCGCTCGCTGCCATGCTGTGGGCCAAGGGCAATTCCTTTGGCGGCGTCATGGCCTTCCTCGGCGCGGACCTCCTTGCCGCCACGGTTGTCTGGATTCACGTCAAGTACTATGGCTGGCGCTATGCGCTCTATCTGTCGGCGGTGCTCTATATCTGCATGGTCGCCGCCGGGGTTACCGTGCACTACCTGTTTGCGCTTTTCGGCGCCCTTCCCGTGACGCGGCCCGCCGTGACCGAGATGATCCGCTTCAGCATCGACCACACCTTCTTCCTGAACCTCGCTTTCGGCACGCTCGCCGCGGTGCTCCTGTGGCTCCATATGCGCGGCCCCGCGCAGCGGCATGAGCATTCCCGCGAGGTGCATAGGCATGCGGGCGGACGGCATCATTGA